In the Catenulispora sp. EB89 genome, one interval contains:
- a CDS encoding FKBP-type peptidyl-prolyl cis-trans isomerase, with product MRRPVATRRTQTALAGLAAGLVLLAGCSSSSSKPAAPSGSSAGSTASSGASSGAPAAAAFGVRPSIQVPAGQPDGKLGVKVKIPGDGAKVTDGSAVVLQYTAKLWRDGSDLGSSYDQGQHPVTAVEGQGQMLPGWEQGLKGQAAGSRVELTVPPALGFGAKGSTDGKITITGTDTIIFDLDIVGVYPSAQADIPAGTGVLNDPTLPTVGTAVGTADPKVTIPAGKQPPAGAVYKPVIVGKGPQVKKGQTLVVQYEGLVWRTGQIFDSSFSKGKSIFATPIGVGAVVQGWDEGLIGQTVGSRVLLVIPPDKGYGAQGQPSAGIQGTDTMVFVVDILDAR from the coding sequence GTGCGCCGTCCCGTGGCCACCCGCCGGACCCAGACCGCCCTCGCCGGGCTCGCCGCCGGCCTGGTGCTGTTGGCCGGCTGCTCGTCGTCGTCGAGCAAGCCCGCAGCGCCGAGCGGTTCCTCGGCCGGCTCCACGGCCTCTTCGGGGGCCTCGTCCGGTGCGCCGGCCGCCGCCGCGTTCGGGGTGCGCCCGAGCATCCAGGTGCCGGCCGGGCAGCCGGACGGCAAGCTCGGGGTGAAGGTGAAGATCCCCGGCGACGGGGCGAAGGTCACCGACGGCAGCGCCGTGGTGCTGCAGTACACCGCCAAGCTCTGGCGCGACGGTTCGGACCTGGGCAGCAGCTACGACCAGGGCCAGCACCCGGTCACCGCCGTCGAGGGCCAGGGCCAGATGCTGCCGGGCTGGGAGCAGGGGCTCAAGGGCCAGGCCGCGGGCAGCCGGGTGGAGCTCACCGTGCCGCCGGCGCTCGGGTTCGGCGCCAAGGGCAGCACCGACGGCAAGATCACCATCACCGGCACCGACACGATCATCTTCGATCTGGACATCGTCGGCGTGTACCCGTCGGCGCAGGCCGACATCCCGGCCGGCACCGGCGTGCTGAACGACCCGACGCTGCCGACCGTGGGCACCGCCGTGGGTACGGCCGACCCGAAGGTGACCATCCCGGCCGGCAAGCAGCCGCCGGCCGGCGCCGTCTACAAGCCGGTCATCGTCGGCAAGGGCCCGCAGGTGAAGAAGGGCCAGACCCTCGTGGTCCAGTACGAGGGCCTGGTCTGGCGCACCGGCCAGATCTTCGACTCCTCGTTCAGCAAGGGCAAGTCGATCTTCGCCACCCCGATCGGGGTCGGCGCGGTGGTGCAGGGCTGGGACGAGGGCCTGATCGGGCAGACCGTGGGCTCCCGGGTCCTGCTGGTGATCCCGCCGGACAAGGGCTACGGCGCGCAGGGCCAGCCGAGCGCCGGGATCCAGGGCACGGACACGATGGTGTTCGTCGTGGACATCCTGGACGCCCGGTGA
- a CDS encoding FKBP-type peptidyl-prolyl cis-trans isomerase: MSLEKPEIDFPDFPVPADLVIEDITVGAGEEAKAGQQVKVHYVGVAYSTGEEFDASWNRGSAFEFPLGGGRVIAGWDRGVAGMKVGGRRKLVIPPHLGYGDRGAGGAIKPGETLIFVVDLLGVS; encoded by the coding sequence ATGAGTCTTGAAAAGCCTGAGATCGACTTCCCCGACTTCCCGGTCCCCGCGGACCTGGTCATCGAGGACATCACCGTCGGGGCCGGCGAGGAAGCCAAGGCCGGCCAGCAGGTGAAGGTGCACTACGTCGGCGTCGCCTACTCCACCGGAGAAGAGTTCGACGCCTCCTGGAACCGCGGCTCGGCCTTCGAGTTCCCGCTCGGCGGCGGCCGGGTCATCGCCGGCTGGGACCGCGGCGTGGCCGGCATGAAGGTCGGCGGCCGGCGCAAGCTCGTCATCCCGCCGCACCTGGGCTACGGCGACCGCGGCGCGGGCGGCGCGATCAAGCCGGGCGAGACGCTGATCTTCGTGGTCGACCTGCTCGGCGTGAGCTGA
- a CDS encoding LysE family transporter has protein sequence MPVASFAALLTVWTLALLIPGPDFLAVSHASVARSRRDAVFVGLGVAAAMAVWATTSLVGLTVLLVRFQPVFEAVRVAGAAYLLWLAFQLLRSAARRRVHGPAAGAAGIRPRGAVSAFRAGFLCNIGNPKAAVFFSSVFAALLPPHVDWEYRTAIGVAIPAIGVAWYVLVACLFSAKRIAAAYARARRVVDAVTGTLFAVLAGDLLIAE, from the coding sequence ATGCCTGTCGCGTCCTTCGCCGCGTTGCTGACCGTCTGGACCCTGGCCCTGCTGATCCCCGGCCCCGACTTCCTCGCCGTCTCCCACGCCTCGGTGGCGCGCTCCCGCCGCGACGCGGTCTTCGTCGGCCTCGGCGTCGCCGCCGCGATGGCGGTCTGGGCCACCACCAGCCTGGTCGGCCTGACCGTGCTCCTGGTCCGCTTCCAGCCGGTGTTCGAGGCGGTCCGCGTGGCCGGCGCCGCCTACCTGCTGTGGCTGGCCTTCCAGCTCCTGCGCTCGGCTGCGCGCCGCCGCGTGCACGGCCCGGCCGCCGGCGCCGCCGGCATCCGTCCCCGGGGCGCCGTGTCCGCCTTCCGGGCCGGCTTCCTGTGCAACATCGGCAACCCGAAGGCCGCCGTCTTCTTCTCCAGCGTCTTCGCCGCGCTGCTCCCGCCGCACGTGGACTGGGAGTACCGCACCGCGATCGGCGTCGCGATCCCGGCGATCGGCGTGGCCTGGTACGTGCTCGTGGCCTGCCTGTTCTCCGCCAAGCGCATCGCGGCGGCGTATGCCAGGGCGCGCCGGGTCGTGGACGCGGTGACCGGGACGCTCTTCGCGGTGCTGGCCGGCGACCTGCTGATCGCCGAGTAG
- a CDS encoding anti-sigma factor domain-containing protein: protein MEESVGEGRIDDDQAEEGVGEVSISIGEAGGAGHEEHSVTPVERKLRAVPVLILSCVVFGLAAAAFAWTTLRVHDRQMSAEANEKAVAFLLGTPGLQTSEQAAAGGGSVTAFYSPKLHRFAITGHDLPALKTGRTYEFWYRTGAGQPPLEAGTSRFDAPQNDIVVVSIPAPAASLVVSVEPSGGAHTLSGTPIAELTLG, encoded by the coding sequence GTGGAAGAGAGCGTCGGAGAAGGCAGGATCGACGACGATCAGGCCGAAGAAGGCGTCGGGGAAGTCAGTATCAGCATCGGGGAAGCCGGCGGCGCGGGCCACGAGGAACACAGCGTGACGCCGGTCGAGCGCAAGCTCCGGGCGGTCCCGGTCCTCATCCTGAGCTGCGTCGTGTTCGGCCTGGCGGCCGCGGCGTTCGCCTGGACGACGCTGCGCGTGCACGACCGCCAGATGTCGGCGGAGGCGAACGAGAAGGCGGTCGCGTTCCTGCTGGGGACGCCGGGCCTGCAGACCTCCGAGCAGGCGGCGGCCGGCGGCGGCTCGGTGACCGCGTTCTACTCCCCCAAGCTCCACCGGTTCGCCATCACCGGCCACGACCTGCCCGCGCTCAAGACGGGACGGACCTACGAGTTCTGGTACCGCACCGGCGCCGGCCAGCCGCCGCTGGAGGCGGGCACCTCGCGCTTCGACGCACCGCAGAACGACATCGTCGTGGTGTCGATCCCGGCGCCCGCCGCCTCGCTGGTGGTGTCGGTCGAGCCCTCGGGCGGCGCGCACACGCTGTCGGGGACGCCGATCGCCGAGCTGACGCTGGGGTAG
- a CDS encoding DUF3866 family protein: protein MIRWRRGVVAVVGRAWHGSLEVDVTAADGQMFRALAYPALVGRPEVGDDVLLSVTALELGLGTGGYALVVAIPARLPEDAPLQGHMVKARYTPLQTVADGAEERYPELATASSLEGMPVVVADLHSALPAVLAGIRAERPSARVAYVMTDGGALPLWFSRSVDALRSAGWLAAGTVTVGQAFGGDLECVTVHSGLLAARHVLKADVAIVTQGPGNLGTGTEWGFSGIACGEAINAAAVLDGRPIAALRVSSGDKRDRHQGLSHHSLTAYGKVALARAEVALPDLDDPFWSSVASQTAELEQRHAVIRVPVDGLDAALRSCPVKLSTMGRGLDEDYAAFLASACAGRLAV from the coding sequence GTGATCCGGTGGCGACGTGGGGTGGTGGCAGTAGTGGGCCGCGCCTGGCACGGTTCTCTAGAGGTAGATGTAACGGCTGCAGACGGGCAGATGTTCCGCGCGCTCGCTTATCCAGCGCTTGTCGGACGGCCTGAGGTCGGCGACGACGTACTGCTGTCGGTCACGGCGCTGGAGCTGGGGTTGGGAACCGGCGGCTATGCGCTGGTCGTGGCGATCCCGGCACGGCTCCCTGAGGACGCCCCTCTACAGGGACACATGGTGAAGGCGCGCTATACGCCGTTGCAGACCGTTGCGGACGGCGCTGAGGAGCGCTACCCAGAGCTAGCGACGGCGTCTTCTCTGGAGGGGATGCCGGTAGTAGTAGCGGATCTGCACTCGGCTCTTCCTGCGGTACTCGCAGGGATCCGCGCTGAACGCCCCTCTGCGCGCGTCGCCTATGTGATGACTGACGGAGGGGCGCTCCCCCTGTGGTTCTCACGAAGTGTCGACGCACTGCGTTCGGCAGGGTGGCTCGCGGCGGGGACCGTCACGGTCGGGCAGGCGTTCGGCGGGGATCTGGAGTGCGTGACGGTGCACAGCGGCCTCCTCGCGGCGCGCCACGTGTTAAAGGCAGACGTCGCGATCGTCACGCAGGGACCTGGGAACCTCGGAACCGGAACGGAGTGGGGGTTCTCAGGGATCGCGTGTGGCGAGGCCATCAATGCCGCGGCGGTACTCGACGGCCGCCCGATCGCCGCACTGCGGGTGTCCTCAGGGGATAAGCGCGACCGGCACCAAGGGCTGAGCCACCACAGTCTCACCGCGTATGGAAAGGTCGCGTTGGCACGCGCAGAGGTAGCGCTCCCGGACCTGGACGACCCCTTCTGGAGCAGCGTCGCTTCGCAGACTGCGGAGTTGGAGCAGAGGCATGCGGTGATTCGCGTACCGGTCGACGGACTGGATGCGGCCCTGCGTTCCTGTCCGGTAAAGCTGAGCACCATGGGCCGTGGCTTGGACGAGGACTACGCGGCATTCCTCGCCTCGGCGTGCGCAGGCCGACTGGCGGTCTAG
- a CDS encoding helix-turn-helix transcriptional regulator produces MPATKTERLVNLVICLLASKQYVTKERLRATLEPYRECPTDDAFERMFERDKDELREMGIPLETGTNSALFEDEIGYRIPKDSYNLPEIRLERDEAAVLGVAARFWQQAVLASDASSALLKLKSAGIEVGDISQSGIEPRVRTETGAFEPLLQAICDRRPVSFRYRKSGEVDPALRRVEPWAIDSWRGHWYLAGYDRDRGADRMFRLDRIVGEPVLMAGHLTEPVPDDMDVHAKVADFAWKQNRNVGTARLRLRAETGFLLRRRATECEQELLDGEPTGWDVLTVPRNTGMAGWLAEFGPDVQVLEPPELRAAVINRLRAAVEGNALAASDEMTHPGARIGTRSKTSTHSKIGAQAGADRSDTGEMTGATR; encoded by the coding sequence ATGCCCGCCACGAAGACCGAGCGGTTGGTGAACCTGGTCATCTGCCTGCTCGCGTCCAAGCAGTACGTGACCAAGGAGCGCCTGCGCGCCACCCTGGAGCCGTATCGGGAGTGCCCCACGGACGACGCTTTCGAGCGTATGTTCGAGCGGGACAAGGACGAGCTCCGCGAGATGGGCATCCCGCTGGAGACCGGCACCAACAGCGCGCTGTTCGAGGACGAGATCGGCTACCGCATCCCCAAGGACTCCTACAACCTGCCCGAGATCCGCCTGGAGCGGGACGAGGCGGCGGTGCTCGGCGTGGCCGCGCGCTTCTGGCAGCAGGCGGTCCTGGCCTCGGACGCCTCCTCGGCGCTGCTCAAGCTCAAGAGCGCGGGCATCGAGGTCGGCGACATCAGCCAGTCCGGCATCGAGCCGCGGGTGCGCACCGAGACCGGCGCCTTCGAACCGCTGCTGCAGGCCATCTGCGACCGGCGCCCGGTGTCCTTCCGCTACCGCAAGTCCGGCGAGGTGGACCCGGCGCTGCGCAGGGTCGAGCCGTGGGCCATCGACTCCTGGCGCGGGCACTGGTACCTGGCCGGCTACGACCGCGACCGCGGCGCCGACCGCATGTTCCGGCTGGACCGGATCGTCGGCGAGCCGGTGCTGATGGCCGGGCACCTGACCGAGCCGGTGCCCGACGACATGGACGTGCACGCCAAGGTCGCCGACTTCGCCTGGAAGCAGAACCGCAACGTCGGCACCGCCCGGCTGCGGCTGCGGGCCGAGACCGGCTTCCTGCTCCGCCGCCGCGCGACCGAGTGCGAGCAGGAGCTGCTGGACGGCGAGCCGACCGGCTGGGACGTGCTGACCGTGCCGCGCAACACCGGCATGGCCGGCTGGCTCGCCGAGTTCGGCCCCGACGTGCAGGTCCTGGAACCCCCGGAGCTGCGCGCCGCGGTGATCAACCGGCTGCGCGCCGCCGTCGAGGGCAACGCGCTGGCCGCCAGCGACGAGATGACGCACCCCGGAGCCCGGATCGGTACCCGTTCCAAGACCAGTACCCATTCCAAAATCGGTGCGCAGGCCGGCGCCGACCGCTCCGACACCGGCGAGATGACGGGAGCCACCCGATGA
- a CDS encoding helix-turn-helix transcriptional regulator, producing MSGAAAQVRRLLNLVPYLLEHEGAKLTEVAGEFNVSEKQLRKDLETLWMCGLPGGLPDDLMEAHIGEGGTIHLENAEAIVRPLRFSVREAVALLVALRALAQLPGVADRDALLRAIAKLEEAAGERGAEASQRVTVAFEARATVLDRIRQALDSGRRLRLEYFVPSRDQVTERDVDPMRVILSDGHAYLEGWCRRSEAVRVFRLSRIVAIDVLDVAAEIPESAEPQDLDDGVLRPAADDPLVTLEVTRYARWVAENYPNEGVEELPEGGLRIALRAPDQGRILRLVLRLGADGRIVDPPALADQVRKTAAEALALYGDAEDAA from the coding sequence ATGAGCGGCGCCGCGGCCCAGGTCCGCCGGCTGTTGAACCTGGTGCCCTACCTGCTGGAGCACGAGGGCGCGAAGCTGACCGAGGTGGCCGGCGAGTTCAACGTCTCCGAGAAGCAGCTCCGCAAGGACCTGGAGACGCTGTGGATGTGCGGGCTGCCCGGCGGCCTGCCGGACGACCTGATGGAAGCGCACATCGGCGAGGGCGGCACCATCCACCTGGAGAACGCCGAGGCCATCGTCCGGCCGCTGCGCTTCTCGGTGCGCGAGGCGGTGGCCCTGCTGGTCGCCCTGCGCGCGCTGGCGCAGCTCCCCGGCGTCGCCGACCGCGACGCCCTGCTGCGCGCCATCGCCAAGCTGGAGGAGGCCGCCGGCGAGCGCGGCGCGGAGGCCTCGCAGCGGGTGACGGTCGCCTTCGAGGCGCGCGCCACCGTCCTGGACCGCATCCGCCAGGCCCTGGACTCCGGACGCCGCCTGCGGCTGGAGTACTTCGTCCCCTCGCGCGACCAGGTCACCGAGCGCGACGTGGACCCGATGCGCGTGATCCTCTCCGACGGCCACGCCTACCTGGAGGGCTGGTGCCGCCGCAGCGAGGCGGTCCGCGTCTTCCGCCTGTCCCGCATAGTGGCCATCGACGTCCTGGACGTCGCCGCCGAGATCCCGGAGTCCGCCGAGCCCCAGGACTTGGACGACGGCGTCCTCCGCCCGGCCGCGGACGACCCGCTGGTGACCCTGGAGGTCACCCGCTACGCCCGCTGGGTGGCGGAGAACTACCCGAACGAAGGCGTCGAGGAACTGCCCGAAGGCGGCCTGCGCATCGCCCTGCGAGCCCCCGACCAGGGCCGCATCCTGCGCCTGGTGCTCCGCCTCGGCGCCGACGGCCGCATCGTCGACCCCCCGGCCCTGGCCGACCAGGTCCGCAAGACCGCCGCCGAGGCGCTGGCCCTGTACGGAGACGCCGAGGACGCGGCGTGA
- a CDS encoding translocase produces the protein MFMRLIEIGLIVVAAWALFGRKRLPDSVRNIRKSAQIMKSEMQAAADDVELPEAKVIPGSIVDGGAKRADNAQN, from the coding sequence GTGTTCATGAGGCTGATCGAGATCGGTCTGATCGTGGTGGCGGCCTGGGCGCTGTTCGGGCGCAAGCGGCTGCCCGATTCGGTGCGCAACATCCGCAAGTCGGCGCAGATCATGAAGTCGGAGATGCAGGCCGCGGCGGATGACGTGGAGCTGCCCGAAGCCAAGGTGATCCCCGGCTCGATCGTCGACGGCGGTGCCAAGCGCGCCGACAACGCCCAGAACTGA
- the tatC gene encoding twin-arginine translocase subunit TatC — protein sequence MTTQASANGTRPKGKSKPPKSVKVPKDPEGRMPLGEHIRELRTRLFRSSVGIALGAVAGWLVHKQVIHALTRAVCDTNVKGVAYNVTSTCKSGVLTSSGTTSGIAVDFKVSLMVGMILASPVWLYQLWAFIAPGLHKNEKKYSLGFVAVAVPLFAGGAALCYVLVPHVMSVLLGFTPSESPNAIPLTDYIGFFLRMVLVFGASMEVPLIVVALNLTGVLSSERLKKSWRYVTFGIFIFAAAAVPTGEPLGMTALAVPMCLLYYSAIGIAIMNDKRRAARNINANLSPDEASDLDLSPVPVDQARPVEQVRRSFDDDYDDLT from the coding sequence ATGACCACGCAGGCCAGCGCCAACGGGACCCGGCCCAAGGGCAAGAGCAAGCCGCCGAAGTCCGTGAAGGTCCCCAAGGACCCCGAAGGCCGGATGCCGCTCGGCGAGCACATCCGCGAGCTGCGCACCCGGCTGTTCCGCTCCTCCGTGGGCATCGCGCTGGGCGCGGTCGCCGGCTGGCTCGTCCACAAGCAGGTCATCCACGCCCTGACCCGCGCGGTCTGCGACACGAACGTCAAGGGCGTCGCCTACAACGTGACGAGCACCTGTAAGAGCGGCGTGCTGACCTCCTCGGGCACCACTTCCGGCATCGCGGTCGACTTCAAGGTCTCGCTGATGGTCGGCATGATCCTGGCCAGCCCGGTCTGGCTGTACCAGCTGTGGGCGTTCATCGCGCCTGGCCTGCACAAGAACGAGAAGAAGTACAGCCTGGGCTTCGTGGCCGTCGCGGTGCCGCTGTTCGCCGGCGGCGCAGCGCTGTGCTACGTGCTCGTCCCGCACGTCATGAGCGTGCTGCTCGGGTTCACCCCGTCCGAGTCGCCCAACGCGATCCCGCTGACCGACTACATCGGCTTCTTCCTGCGGATGGTGCTGGTCTTCGGCGCTTCCATGGAGGTGCCGCTGATCGTCGTGGCCCTGAACCTGACCGGCGTGCTGTCCTCCGAGCGCCTGAAGAAGTCCTGGCGTTACGTGACCTTCGGCATCTTCATCTTCGCCGCCGCCGCGGTCCCGACCGGCGAGCCGCTGGGCATGACGGCCCTGGCCGTCCCGATGTGCCTGCTGTACTACTCGGCCATCGGCATCGCGATCATGAACGACAAGCGCCGCGCCGCGCGCAACATCAACGCGAACCTGTCCCCGGACGAGGCCTCCGACCTCGACCTGAGCCCGGTCCCGGTGGACCAGGCGCGGCCGGTCGAGCAGGTCCGGCGCAGCTTCGACGACGACTACGACGACCTGACGTAG
- a CDS encoding diacylglycerol kinase, whose protein sequence is MPSPSSQPSPSSQHRPEHVVALINPTSAKGAGAEAGRRAVAALRAAGIEVTDVVGRDAYDGEQRASDALLKNHEAALVVVGGDGMVSAGLRLLTDHPETVLGIIPAGTGNDTARSLGIPLKDPEAAARVIAAGEVGRIDLGEATVGAGTSAEVVRRFSTVLACGLDSKVNDRANQMRWPRGKRRYDLSMLLELPRFKAPRFGIRLDDLELTDECMLIAVGNGPSYGGGMLICPEARMDDGRFQLTEVRKISKPTLLTIFPKVFKGRHVNHPKVEVHHAAEIELHAEGVSCWADGERIGALPVALRTLPAALRVFRPAG, encoded by the coding sequence GTGCCTAGCCCTTCCAGCCAACCTAGCCCTTCCAGCCAACACAGACCCGAACACGTCGTCGCCCTGATCAACCCCACGTCCGCCAAGGGCGCGGGCGCCGAAGCCGGCCGGCGCGCCGTGGCCGCGCTGCGGGCCGCCGGGATCGAGGTGACCGACGTCGTCGGCCGCGACGCCTACGACGGCGAGCAGCGGGCGAGCGACGCGCTGCTGAAGAACCACGAGGCGGCCCTGGTGGTGGTCGGCGGCGACGGCATGGTCTCGGCCGGCCTGCGGTTGCTGACCGACCACCCGGAGACCGTGCTCGGCATCATCCCGGCCGGCACCGGTAACGACACCGCGCGCAGCCTGGGCATCCCGCTGAAGGACCCGGAGGCCGCGGCGCGCGTCATCGCCGCCGGCGAGGTCGGCCGCATCGACCTCGGCGAGGCCACCGTCGGCGCCGGCACCTCCGCCGAGGTGGTCCGCCGCTTCTCCACGGTGCTGGCCTGCGGCCTGGACTCCAAGGTCAACGACCGGGCCAACCAGATGCGCTGGCCGCGCGGCAAGCGCCGCTACGACCTGTCGATGCTGCTGGAGCTGCCCCGTTTCAAGGCGCCGCGCTTCGGCATCCGGCTGGACGACCTCGAGCTGACGGACGAGTGCATGCTGATCGCGGTCGGCAACGGCCCCTCATACGGCGGCGGCATGCTCATCTGCCCCGAGGCCCGCATGGACGACGGCCGCTTCCAGCTCACCGAGGTCCGCAAGATCTCCAAGCCGACCCTGCTGACGATCTTCCCGAAGGTCTTCAAGGGCCGGCACGTGAACCACCCCAAGGTCGAGGTGCATCACGCCGCCGAGATCGAGCTGCACGCCGAGGGCGTCAGCTGCTGGGCCGACGGCGAGCGGATCGGCGCGCTGCCGGTGGCGCTGCGGACGCTGCCGGCGGCATTGCGCGTCTTTCGTCCCGCAGGGTGA